A genomic segment from Streptomyces sp. NBC_00459 encodes:
- the sbnB gene encoding 2,3-diaminopropionate biosynthesis protein SbnB, whose amino-acid sequence MTTNPVTVPPFSVISGEQVQQALQGRESDVVDLVEAVYRLHGAGDSVNPPSYFLRFPDRPSSRIIALPASIGGDVHVDGLKWVSSFPENVAAGIPRASAVLILNDHDTGYPFACLESSIISASRTAASAALAAGRLSRGRIRPTRVGFVGTGLIARYIHTYLAATGWEFDETGVFDLSADSAAGFRGYLERSDGGGGKVIVHDSAEQLVRSSDLLVFATVAAKPHIHDVSWFDHHPLVLHVSLRDLAPEILLASANYVDDVEHCLKAETSPHLAEQLTGGREFIDGTLDDVLTGRTKVPVDRPVVFSPFGLGVLDLAVGRFVHDEVARRGELRVVDGFFHELRRHG is encoded by the coding sequence ATGACCACGAACCCTGTCACGGTCCCGCCGTTCTCCGTCATCTCCGGTGAGCAGGTCCAACAGGCCCTCCAGGGGCGGGAGTCGGACGTCGTCGACCTGGTCGAGGCGGTGTACCGGCTGCACGGGGCCGGGGACTCGGTGAACCCGCCCTCGTACTTCCTGCGGTTCCCCGACCGTCCGTCGTCGCGGATCATCGCGCTGCCCGCGTCGATCGGCGGGGACGTGCATGTGGACGGGCTGAAGTGGGTGTCCAGTTTTCCGGAGAACGTGGCGGCCGGGATTCCGCGGGCGTCGGCCGTGCTGATCCTCAACGACCACGACACCGGCTATCCGTTCGCCTGTCTGGAGAGCTCCATCATCAGCGCCTCCCGCACGGCGGCCTCGGCCGCGCTGGCCGCCGGCCGGCTGAGCCGGGGGCGTATCCGGCCCACGCGGGTGGGGTTCGTCGGGACCGGGCTCATCGCCCGCTACATCCACACCTATCTGGCCGCCACCGGCTGGGAGTTCGACGAGACGGGCGTGTTCGACCTGTCCGCCGACAGCGCGGCCGGCTTCCGGGGCTATCTGGAGCGGTCGGACGGCGGCGGCGGCAAGGTCATCGTGCACGACAGCGCCGAACAACTGGTCAGGTCCAGCGACTTGCTGGTGTTCGCCACCGTCGCCGCGAAACCGCACATCCACGACGTGTCGTGGTTCGACCACCATCCGCTCGTCCTGCACGTCTCGTTGCGCGACCTGGCACCGGAGATCCTGCTCGCCTCGGCGAACTACGTCGACGATGTCGAGCACTGTCTGAAGGCGGAGACCTCGCCGCATCTGGCCGAACAGCTCACCGGCGGCCGGGAGTTCATCGACGGCACGCTGGACGACGTACTCACCGGGCGCACAAAGGTCCCGGTGGACCGGCCGGTGGTGTTCTCGCCCTTCGGCCTCGGGGTGCTCGACCTCGCCGTCGGCAGGTTCGTCCACGACGAGGTGGCCCGCCGAGGCGAACTGCGTGTCGTCGACGGCTTCTTCCACGAACTGCGCCGGCACGGCTGA
- the sbnA gene encoding 2,3-diaminopropionate biosynthesis protein SbnA: MPVISQPSDFNEDELYVDLRATVGLPLFLKCEGFNFAGSIKMKAAYEMVTAAERDGRLRPGSVLVESSSGNLGVALSVLAASRGYRFLCVTDSRCNAQAIRTMEALGSRVHVIDRPDLHGGFLGARIGYVRALCASDERYVWLNQYDNQGNWRAHYRTTAPSIARRFPGLDVLFVGAGTTGTLMGCARWFWQWNRRVRIVAVDAVGSVTFGGPPGPRMIPGLGTSVRPPLLDESYLDEVIHVEEPDAVRVCRRLASRGFLFGGSTGTVISGATQWLARHDGSDLTAVAIAPDLGERYLDTVYHPGWLEAIQGERAAGQNLASLASDELAALSRPA, encoded by the coding sequence ATGCCAGTCATTTCCCAACCATCGGACTTCAACGAGGATGAGCTCTACGTCGACCTCCGGGCCACCGTCGGGCTCCCCCTCTTCCTGAAGTGCGAGGGCTTCAACTTCGCCGGTTCGATCAAGATGAAGGCCGCCTACGAGATGGTGACGGCCGCCGAACGGGACGGCAGGCTGCGGCCGGGGTCCGTTCTCGTGGAGTCCTCGTCGGGCAATCTGGGCGTGGCGCTCAGTGTGCTCGCGGCGAGCCGGGGCTACCGGTTCCTGTGCGTGACGGACTCGCGCTGCAACGCACAGGCGATTCGCACGATGGAGGCGCTGGGCAGCCGGGTGCACGTGATCGACCGGCCCGATCTGCACGGCGGTTTCCTGGGCGCCCGGATCGGTTACGTCCGCGCGCTGTGTGCCTCCGACGAGCGGTATGTCTGGCTCAACCAGTACGACAACCAAGGGAACTGGCGGGCGCACTACCGCACGACAGCGCCGTCGATCGCCCGCCGGTTTCCGGGCCTGGACGTCCTGTTCGTCGGGGCCGGCACCACCGGCACGCTGATGGGCTGCGCGCGCTGGTTCTGGCAGTGGAACCGGCGGGTGCGGATCGTCGCCGTGGACGCTGTCGGCTCGGTCACCTTCGGTGGTCCGCCCGGACCCCGGATGATCCCGGGCCTGGGCACGAGCGTACGGCCGCCGCTGCTCGACGAGTCGTACCTCGACGAGGTGATCCACGTCGAGGAACCGGACGCGGTGCGCGTCTGCCGCCGGCTGGCCTCCAGGGGCTTCCTGTTCGGCGGGTCCACGGGCACGGTGATCAGCGGGGCGACCCAGTGGCTGGCCCGGCACGACGGAAGCGACCTCACGGCGGTGGCGATCGCGCCGGACCTCGGCGAGCGCTACCTCGACACCGTGTACCACCCGGGCTGGCTGGAGGCCATCCAGGGCGAGCGGGCCGCCGGCCAGAATCTGGCGTCCCTCGCCTCCGACGAACTGGCGGCACTCTCCCGGCCGGCCTGA
- a CDS encoding non-ribosomal peptide synthetase — protein MNTIPRWIPGPVPGNDPQHNRHSVYAEYEVPLDSSLLRSASFESALLAAHAKVLAALSGEREVTTGYVAVKGGRPVPRRMLVGPGSWRELLAMTDLADEVGAVDEPPYETVLDPHGGNPADDGAVLHLSVRGRTLRLRHRTDVLDAGAAARIAGYHLTALSLMTADPDADHESQSLLSGDELAFQLDGLAGPARELPDRRVHELFEERVRKHPDAVAAVQGGTEWTYRELNSRANQLGRALLARGLAREGVVAVVTERNLDWMAAVLGVLKAGGVYLPVEPHFPAERIAATLTRAECAFVVTEHGSTTTLDGTVTDVPRLYVDEVWAEGHPGDDLGVSVGADQLAYIYFTSGSTGEPKGAMCEHAGFVNHVLAKLEDLGVGEGQVVAQTAPQCFDISLWQLVSALLVGGRTLLVGQDVILDVPRFVDTIVDGRVNVLQIVPSYLEAVLAELERRPRQLPDLHCVSVTGEAVKRELVQRWFAAQPGIRVANAYGLTETSDDTNHEVMDRVPDGPRVPLGRPVRNVRVYVVDEHLAPVPLGAPGEIVFSGVCVGRGYVNDPERTAAAFVPDPYRPGERLYRSGDHGRWLPDGRLEFLGRRDTQVKLRGFRIEIGEIENALLRVPGVRDGAVVVVRGARLVAFCTGAELVGVQERLARALPAYMVPAAVHWRERLPLTANGKTDRRTLTALAEELALAEDRAGEGVLGPETPAERRLAAAWAEVLGVPSDRIGRLDHFFDRGGTSLSAVRLAIALNRAITLKDVIRHPVLADLAELLDTPAATA, from the coding sequence ATGAACACGATCCCACGCTGGATACCCGGCCCGGTCCCGGGCAACGACCCGCAGCACAACCGCCACTCGGTGTACGCCGAGTACGAAGTCCCCCTCGACTCCAGCCTGTTGAGGTCGGCCTCGTTCGAGTCCGCGCTGCTCGCCGCGCACGCCAAGGTGCTCGCCGCGCTCTCCGGTGAACGGGAGGTCACCACCGGCTACGTGGCGGTGAAGGGCGGCCGGCCCGTGCCCCGCCGGATGCTGGTCGGCCCCGGCTCCTGGCGAGAACTGCTGGCGATGACGGACCTCGCCGACGAGGTGGGCGCGGTCGACGAGCCGCCGTACGAGACCGTGCTCGACCCGCACGGCGGCAACCCGGCGGACGACGGTGCCGTGCTGCATCTCAGCGTCCGCGGGCGCACCCTGCGGCTGCGCCACCGCACCGATGTGCTCGACGCCGGCGCGGCTGCCCGGATCGCCGGCTACCACCTCACCGCGCTCTCCCTGATGACCGCCGACCCGGACGCCGACCACGAGTCGCAGAGCCTGCTGTCGGGAGACGAACTCGCCTTCCAGCTGGACGGGTTGGCGGGACCCGCCCGTGAACTCCCGGACCGCCGGGTGCACGAACTGTTCGAGGAGCGGGTGCGGAAGCACCCGGACGCGGTGGCGGCCGTGCAGGGCGGCACGGAGTGGACCTACCGGGAGCTCAACTCCCGGGCGAACCAGCTCGGTCGGGCGCTGCTGGCCCGCGGGCTGGCCCGTGAGGGCGTGGTCGCCGTGGTCACCGAGCGCAACCTCGACTGGATGGCCGCCGTGCTCGGGGTGCTCAAGGCGGGCGGTGTCTATCTGCCGGTCGAGCCGCACTTCCCGGCCGAGCGCATCGCCGCCACCCTCACCCGCGCCGAGTGCGCGTTCGTCGTCACCGAGCACGGCAGCACCACCACGCTGGACGGGACGGTGACGGACGTACCGAGGCTGTACGTCGACGAGGTCTGGGCGGAGGGGCACCCGGGCGACGACCTCGGGGTGAGCGTCGGCGCGGACCAACTGGCGTACATCTACTTCACTTCCGGTTCGACCGGTGAGCCCAAGGGCGCGATGTGCGAGCACGCGGGTTTCGTCAACCATGTGCTCGCCAAGCTGGAGGATCTGGGCGTCGGCGAGGGGCAGGTGGTCGCGCAGACCGCTCCCCAGTGCTTCGACATCTCGCTGTGGCAGCTGGTGTCCGCGCTGCTCGTCGGCGGCCGGACCCTGTTGGTCGGACAGGACGTGATCCTGGACGTGCCCCGGTTCGTGGACACGATCGTGGACGGCCGGGTCAATGTCCTCCAGATCGTGCCGTCGTATCTCGAAGCCGTGCTGGCGGAGTTGGAGCGGCGGCCACGCCAACTGCCCGACCTGCACTGTGTGTCGGTCACCGGGGAGGCGGTGAAGCGGGAGCTGGTGCAGCGCTGGTTCGCCGCCCAGCCCGGCATCAGGGTCGCCAACGCCTATGGCCTGACCGAGACTTCGGACGACACCAACCACGAGGTGATGGACCGGGTGCCGGACGGGCCCCGCGTTCCGCTCGGCCGGCCCGTGCGCAACGTACGTGTGTACGTCGTCGACGAGCACCTCGCGCCCGTGCCGCTCGGGGCGCCCGGCGAGATCGTGTTCTCCGGGGTGTGTGTCGGGCGCGGGTACGTCAACGACCCCGAGCGCACGGCGGCGGCCTTCGTGCCGGACCCGTACCGGCCCGGCGAGCGGCTCTACCGCAGCGGTGACCACGGGCGCTGGCTGCCCGACGGCAGGCTGGAGTTCCTCGGCCGCCGTGACACCCAGGTGAAGCTGCGCGGCTTCCGGATCGAGATCGGCGAGATCGAGAACGCGCTGCTGCGGGTGCCCGGGGTCCGGGACGGTGCCGTGGTGGTCGTGCGGGGCGCACGACTGGTGGCGTTCTGCACGGGTGCCGAACTCGTCGGCGTACAGGAGCGGTTGGCTCGGGCGCTGCCCGCCTACATGGTTCCGGCGGCCGTGCACTGGCGGGAGCGGCTGCCGCTCACCGCCAACGGCAAGACCGACCGCAGGACGCTCACCGCGCTCGCGGAGGAACTCGCCCTGGCCGAGGACCGCGCCGGGGAAGGCGTGCTGGGGCCGGAGACCCCCGCCGAGCGACGGCTGGCCGCCGCCTGGGCCGAGGTGCTCGGCGTGCCGTCGGACCGGATCGGCCGCCTGGACCACTTCTTCGACCGCGGTGGCACCTCGCTGTCCGCGGTCCGGCTCGCGATCGCCCTCAACCGGGCGATCACCCTCAAGGACGTCATCCGCCACCCGGTCCTCGCGGACCTGGCCGAGCTGCTCGACACGCCGGCCGCCACAGCCTGA
- a CDS encoding Pls/PosA family non-ribosomal peptide synthetase has protein sequence MSPTDPTKHTAKDVTRHPTGAGGGTEQILAEVLAGVVKRDHVPLDSHFFDDLGANSLIMAHFCARVRKRDDLPSVSMKDVYGSPTIRSLAAALTGAPAEAPVAPPAEAPVPGSTWRYVLCGAAQLLVFAAYCLLTGLCTVEGYRWINAGSGAVDVYLRSVVFGGAVFVGMCVLPVAAKWVLVGRWQRADFPVWGLAYLRFWTVRALLNANPMRLFAGNPLYVLYLRALGARIGRGVTILSPTVPVCTDLLTVGAGTIIRKDSHFLCYRVVAGRVQTGPVTLGRNVHIGEKTVLDIGTSMGDGSQLGHSSALFEGQAVPAGLRRHGSPAQPTDVDHIRIPGARCSTVRRALYGLAALLQLLLVYVPLAVGGGFLLLDLAPRLEALFDPDVADMASVRFYAEAVGLSLALFAAVIVVGAVTVSLVPRLLNLVIRPDQVYPLYGPHYSAHRAVTRLTNLKFFKWLCGDSSFIVHYLRAIGYDLSHVEQTGSNFGTEMQHENPYLVSVGRGTMVADGLSVLNADYSATSFRVSRASIGAHSFLGNHIAYPTGGRTGENVLLATKVLVPLDGELRENVGLLGSPSFEVPRSVERDSSFDHLREGDEFHRRLAAKNRYNLRTIGLFLFVRWLHSFLLTVLGFAAFAVYGTHGIAAGALVGASLVVGLVLTAGYYVLVERLITRFRSLVPQLVSIYDPHFWWQERLWKVPVDFLVVFNGTPFKNLLWRLLGVRIGRRVFDDGVSITERTLTTIGDDCTLGAHSKIQAHSQEDGTYKSDHIVLGRGVTLGTGALVHYGVSMGDGSQLAPDSFLMKGEDVPCLARWGGNPAVALRSDQIAPAGQTDQIAHTAQISTGAAR, from the coding sequence ATGTCGCCGACCGATCCGACCAAGCACACGGCCAAGGACGTGACCAGGCACCCGACCGGCGCCGGGGGCGGCACCGAGCAGATCCTCGCCGAGGTGCTCGCGGGTGTCGTGAAGAGGGACCACGTCCCGCTCGACAGCCACTTCTTCGACGACCTGGGTGCCAACTCCCTGATCATGGCGCACTTCTGCGCCCGGGTCAGGAAGCGTGACGATCTGCCGTCGGTGTCGATGAAGGACGTCTACGGCAGTCCGACGATCCGGAGCCTGGCGGCGGCGCTCACCGGCGCCCCGGCCGAGGCGCCCGTCGCACCGCCGGCCGAGGCTCCGGTGCCCGGCAGCACCTGGCGGTATGTCCTGTGCGGGGCCGCGCAGTTGCTCGTCTTCGCCGCGTACTGCCTCCTCACCGGGCTCTGCACCGTCGAGGGCTACCGGTGGATCAACGCCGGTTCGGGGGCAGTCGACGTCTATCTGCGGTCGGTCGTCTTCGGCGGCGCCGTCTTCGTGGGGATGTGCGTACTGCCGGTGGCCGCCAAGTGGGTGCTGGTCGGCCGGTGGCAGCGGGCCGACTTCCCCGTCTGGGGGCTCGCCTATCTGCGCTTCTGGACGGTCAGGGCCCTGCTCAACGCCAATCCGATGCGCCTGTTCGCCGGAAACCCGCTCTACGTGCTCTACCTGCGGGCGCTGGGCGCGCGGATCGGCAGGGGCGTCACCATCCTCTCGCCCACCGTGCCGGTCTGCACCGACCTGCTCACGGTCGGCGCGGGCACGATCATCCGCAAGGACTCGCACTTCCTCTGCTACCGGGTCGTCGCCGGACGCGTCCAGACCGGCCCGGTCACCCTCGGCAGGAACGTCCACATCGGCGAGAAGACCGTCCTCGACATCGGTACGTCGATGGGTGACGGATCCCAACTCGGCCATTCCTCCGCACTGTTCGAGGGCCAGGCGGTGCCGGCAGGCCTGCGCCGGCACGGCTCGCCCGCCCAGCCCACGGACGTTGACCACATACGGATCCCCGGCGCCCGCTGCTCCACCGTCCGACGGGCCCTCTACGGCCTCGCCGCCCTCCTCCAGCTCCTGTTGGTGTACGTGCCGTTGGCGGTCGGAGGCGGATTCCTGCTGCTCGACCTGGCACCCCGCCTTGAGGCGCTGTTCGACCCGGACGTGGCCGACATGGCCTCGGTCCGGTTCTACGCCGAGGCCGTGGGCCTCTCCCTCGCGCTCTTCGCCGCCGTGATCGTCGTCGGAGCCGTGACCGTGTCCCTGGTCCCCCGGCTGCTGAACCTGGTGATCCGGCCCGACCAGGTCTATCCGCTGTACGGCCCGCACTACTCGGCACATCGGGCGGTCACCCGCCTGACCAACCTCAAGTTCTTCAAGTGGCTGTGCGGCGACAGCTCGTTCATCGTCCACTACCTGCGGGCCATCGGCTACGACCTCTCGCACGTCGAGCAGACCGGCTCCAACTTCGGTACGGAGATGCAGCACGAGAACCCGTATCTGGTCTCCGTCGGCCGCGGCACGATGGTCGCCGACGGACTGTCGGTCCTCAACGCCGACTACTCCGCCACGTCCTTCCGCGTCTCGCGGGCGTCGATCGGAGCGCACAGCTTCCTCGGCAACCACATCGCCTACCCCACCGGGGGCCGCACCGGCGAGAACGTCCTGCTGGCGACCAAGGTGCTGGTGCCGCTCGACGGAGAACTCCGGGAGAACGTCGGGCTGTTGGGCTCACCGTCCTTCGAGGTCCCGCGGTCGGTGGAGCGCGACAGCAGTTTCGACCATCTGCGCGAGGGCGACGAGTTCCACCGTCGTCTCGCCGCGAAGAACCGCTACAACCTGCGCACGATAGGCCTGTTCCTGTTCGTCCGCTGGCTGCACTCGTTCCTCCTGACGGTGCTCGGCTTCGCCGCGTTCGCCGTGTACGGCACGCACGGCATCGCCGCCGGCGCGCTGGTCGGCGCCTCCCTGGTCGTCGGGCTCGTGCTCACCGCCGGGTACTACGTGCTGGTCGAACGGCTCATCACCCGGTTCCGCAGTCTGGTGCCGCAGTTGGTCTCCATCTACGACCCGCACTTCTGGTGGCAGGAACGGCTGTGGAAGGTGCCGGTCGACTTCCTCGTCGTGTTCAACGGGACGCCGTTCAAGAACCTGCTGTGGCGGCTGCTGGGCGTCCGTATCGGGCGCCGGGTCTTCGACGACGGCGTCTCCATCACCGAGCGCACGCTCACCACGATCGGCGACGACTGCACGCTCGGCGCGCACAGCAAGATCCAGGCCCACTCGCAGGAGGACGGCACCTACAAGTCCGACCACATCGTCCTCGGCCGGGGCGTCACGCTCGGCACCGGCGCGCTCGTGCACTACGGCGTGTCGATGGGCGACGGTTCCCAACTCGCCCCGGACTCCTTCCTGATGAAGGGCGAGGACGTGCCGTGCCTGGCCCGCTGGGGCGGCAACCCGGCGGTGGCCCTGCGCAGCGACCAGATCGCACCGGCCGGACAGACCGACCAGATCGCACACACCGCACAGATTTCGACGGGGGCAGCCCGATGA
- a CDS encoding TauD/TfdA family dioxygenase, protein MTLSSASSTSTPVPQAVLPGIELLPGRPPTLRTPPVADPAEWAGVHRDALRAAVAEHGSLLVRGLGLHEPATTGAVLRRLADGLMSDQEAFAPRRRYADGVYSSSKWPPNQPMCMHHELSYAQEFPGLLLFACLEAPAEGGATGVADSAAVLDALPAELVQRFEREGWLLTRTFNDEIGATVAEAFGTSDRASVERYCRAHAIEFAWELDGSLRTRQRRGAVMRHPVTGRRCWFNQIAFLNEWTMDPEVHEYLVDVYGADGLPFNTRYGNGDPIGLDVVQILNEVYEAHTVREPWRGGDLLLVDNIRTAHSREPFEGPREVLAALADPVRRTDSTEGTAS, encoded by the coding sequence ATGACACTCTCATCCGCTTCGTCGACCTCGACTCCCGTACCCCAGGCCGTCCTTCCCGGCATCGAGCTGCTCCCCGGCCGGCCGCCTACCCTGCGCACCCCGCCCGTCGCCGACCCCGCCGAGTGGGCGGGCGTCCACCGGGACGCGCTGCGCGCTGCCGTCGCCGAGCACGGCTCGCTGCTGGTGCGCGGCCTCGGCCTGCACGAGCCGGCCACGACCGGCGCCGTCCTGCGGCGGCTGGCCGACGGCCTGATGAGCGACCAGGAGGCCTTCGCGCCCCGGCGGCGGTACGCCGACGGCGTGTACTCGTCCTCCAAGTGGCCGCCGAACCAGCCGATGTGCATGCACCACGAGCTGAGCTACGCGCAGGAGTTCCCCGGCCTGCTGCTGTTCGCCTGTCTGGAGGCGCCCGCCGAGGGCGGCGCGACCGGGGTGGCCGACTCGGCGGCCGTGCTCGACGCGCTGCCCGCCGAACTCGTCCAACGCTTCGAGCGGGAGGGGTGGTTGCTCACCCGGACTTTCAACGACGAGATAGGCGCGACGGTGGCCGAGGCCTTCGGCACCTCCGACCGGGCCTCGGTCGAGCGGTACTGCCGGGCCCACGCCATCGAGTTCGCCTGGGAGCTGGACGGCTCCCTGCGCACCCGCCAGCGCCGTGGGGCCGTCATGCGCCACCCGGTCACCGGTCGCCGCTGCTGGTTCAACCAGATCGCCTTCCTCAACGAGTGGACGATGGACCCGGAGGTCCACGAGTACCTGGTCGACGTGTACGGCGCCGACGGTCTCCCCTTCAACACCCGCTACGGCAACGGCGATCCGATCGGTCTGGACGTCGTCCAGATCCTCAACGAGGTGTACGAGGCGCACACCGTGCGCGAACCGTGGCGCGGCGGCGATCTGCTGCTCGTCGACAACATCCGTACGGCACACAGCCGGGAGCCCTTCGAGGGGCCCCGCGAGGTCCTCGCCGCCCTCGCCGACCCGGTCCGCCGCACCGACTCCACCGAAGGGACAGCCTCATGA